Proteins co-encoded in one Neoarius graeffei isolate fNeoGra1 chromosome 11, fNeoGra1.pri, whole genome shotgun sequence genomic window:
- the chmp3 gene encoding charged multivesicular body protein 3 isoform X2, with translation MIHSKKAVSKLYASKAQMNSVLLSMKNQLSVLRMAGALQKSTEVMKAMQSLVKIPEIQATMRELSKEMMKAGIIEEMLEDTLEGMDDEEEMEEAAEAEVDKILFEITAGALGKAPSKVTDALPEPEPVGATAASEDEEEDIEEMQSRLAALRS, from the exons ATGATTCATTCAAAGAAGGCAGTCAGCAAACTTTATGCCTCCAAAGCCCAAATGAACTCTGTGCTCCTTAGCATGAAAAATCAGTTGT CTGTGTTAAGAATGGCTGGTGCATTGCAGAAGAGCACAGAGGTCATGAAGGCCATGCAGAGCCTGGTAAAAATCCCAGAGATCCAGGCTACTATGAGGGAACTCTCGAAGGAGATGATGAAG GCGGGTATTATAGAAGAGATGCTAGAGGACACACTTGAGGGCATGGATGATGAGGAAGAAATGGAGGAAGCGGCAGAGGCTGAGGTTGATAAGATCCTCTTTGAGATCACAGCTG GCGCTCTTGGCAAAGCTCCCAGCAAAGTCACAGATGCTCTTCCTGAGCCGGAGCCAGTCGGGGCTACCGCAGCCTCAGAAGACGAAGAGGAAGACATTGAGGAAATGCAGTCCAGGCTAGCGGCCTTGAGGAGCTAA
- the chmp3 gene encoding charged multivesicular body protein 3 isoform X1, which produces MGLFGKTQEKPPKDLINEWSLKIRKEVRVIDRQIRDIQREEEKVKRSIKDAAKKGQKDVCIILAKEMIHSKKAVSKLYASKAQMNSVLLSMKNQLSVLRMAGALQKSTEVMKAMQSLVKIPEIQATMRELSKEMMKAGIIEEMLEDTLEGMDDEEEMEEAAEAEVDKILFEITAGALGKAPSKVTDALPEPEPVGATAASEDEEEDIEEMQSRLAALRS; this is translated from the exons ATGGGACTTTTCGGGAAAACACAAGAAAAACCGCCTAAAGACTTG ATTAATGAATGGTCACTAAAAATACGGAAGGAAGTCAGGGTGATTGACAGACAGATCCGAG ATATTCAGAGGGAAGAGGAGAAGGTGAAGAGATCGATCAAAGATGCAGCGAAGAAGGGACAAAAGGACGTGTGCATCATTCTTGCCAAAGAGATGATTCATTCAAAGAAGGCAGTCAGCAAACTTTATGCCTCCAAAGCCCAAATGAACTCTGTGCTCCTTAGCATGAAAAATCAGTTGT CTGTGTTAAGAATGGCTGGTGCATTGCAGAAGAGCACAGAGGTCATGAAGGCCATGCAGAGCCTGGTAAAAATCCCAGAGATCCAGGCTACTATGAGGGAACTCTCGAAGGAGATGATGAAG GCGGGTATTATAGAAGAGATGCTAGAGGACACACTTGAGGGCATGGATGATGAGGAAGAAATGGAGGAAGCGGCAGAGGCTGAGGTTGATAAGATCCTCTTTGAGATCACAGCTG GCGCTCTTGGCAAAGCTCCCAGCAAAGTCACAGATGCTCTTCCTGAGCCGGAGCCAGTCGGGGCTACCGCAGCCTCAGAAGACGAAGAGGAAGACATTGAGGAAATGCAGTCCAGGCTAGCGGCCTTGAGGAGCTAA